A DNA window from Thermosynechococcaceae cyanobacterium Okahandja contains the following coding sequences:
- a CDS encoding EAL domain-containing protein has product MPKYRHLLVIQDQAGRRTVNLQASTYTIGRHPSNKIVLKSPMVSRQHAVLLRVYDPSTGHFFFRLIDGDLQGKRSVNGLTVNGVPCQSHVLQHGDLIIFGGDVRARYHAVANVSDSGFNRYTQALESASIPEGYLPNPAEAALLEQQISQLSDVQLLRLSSFPELSPYPIIELSPQGRITYLNPAAINEFPDLENTSVSHPLLTWLQEQSLQEERFFLQELVVGDRTYEVTVHNLRESELIRCYITDITERKRSEMALRISEERYALAAEGANDGLWDWHIVERSVYYSPRWEQLVGETPGTLKPTIDEWWQRVHPDDQQRLQIELREHLEAVRPHFECEFRLKHTDGSYRWMRSRGKALRNAQGQPYRMAGSMTDVTEYHLIQEQILHDALHDAMTGLPNRVLMMDRLGQALIQRVRRPHRLFAVLFLDVDRFKVINDSLGHFAGDQLLMGIGQRLLSCIRAEDTVARLGGDEFAILVTDLSAPEQAIEIAERILLALSRPFLLDGHEVFTSASIGIAFPTAESTTAEELLRDADTAMYRAKSLGKARYEVFSMAMRAQSIALMQTENDLRRAAERNEFLVYYQPIVDLACQRIVGFETLLRWQHPQRGIVSPGEFMPIAEETGLILPISWWVMAQACQQMQRWAQQFPQSTELSISVNLTGRHFQQANLIPQLEAILSETGFPPERLRLEVTEGVLIENKEVAIAALEQIRAMGIGLYMDDFGTGYSSLSYLHRFPIDTLKIDRTFIAPLDHEDHSLTIVHTIIALAQALQLTVVAEGIETQGQCHMLQRMGCTYGQGYFFARPLPTAKVEELLGRQSLQVLAG; this is encoded by the coding sequence ATGCCCAAGTATCGGCACTTGCTTGTCATTCAGGATCAAGCGGGGCGTCGCACGGTCAATTTACAAGCCAGTACCTACACGATTGGTCGGCATCCCAGTAACAAAATTGTGCTGAAGTCACCAATGGTTTCACGCCAGCACGCGGTTTTGCTGCGGGTGTACGATCCGAGTACCGGACACTTTTTCTTCCGCCTGATTGACGGGGATCTCCAAGGCAAACGGAGTGTGAATGGCCTTACCGTCAATGGTGTACCCTGCCAATCTCATGTCCTTCAGCACGGTGATTTAATTATTTTTGGCGGTGATGTGCGCGCCCGCTACCATGCGGTTGCTAATGTCTCCGACTCCGGTTTTAATCGCTACACTCAAGCCCTTGAATCCGCAAGCATTCCCGAGGGCTACCTCCCCAATCCGGCGGAGGCGGCGTTGTTAGAGCAGCAAATCTCCCAGTTGAGCGATGTCCAACTTCTGCGGCTCTCCTCGTTTCCAGAGTTAAGCCCCTATCCCATCATTGAACTCTCGCCCCAAGGTCGGATTACCTATTTGAACCCCGCCGCCATCAATGAATTTCCCGATCTAGAGAACACCAGCGTTAGCCATCCATTATTGACATGGCTACAGGAGCAGTCCTTACAGGAAGAACGGTTCTTTTTACAAGAGCTTGTCGTGGGCGATCGCACCTACGAAGTCACCGTCCACAACCTGCGGGAAAGCGAACTGATTCGCTGCTACATCACCGATATTACGGAACGCAAGCGTTCGGAAATGGCCCTGCGCATTAGTGAGGAACGCTATGCCTTAGCGGCAGAAGGTGCTAACGATGGCCTGTGGGACTGGCACATTGTTGAGCGATCGGTCTATTACTCACCCCGCTGGGAGCAACTGGTGGGCGAAACACCGGGCACCCTCAAACCCACAATTGACGAGTGGTGGCAGCGGGTGCATCCAGATGATCAGCAGCGGCTGCAAATAGAACTCAGGGAGCATCTGGAGGCGGTGCGCCCCCATTTTGAGTGTGAGTTTCGCCTAAAGCACACTGATGGCAGCTATCGCTGGATGCGATCGCGGGGTAAAGCCCTACGGAACGCCCAGGGACAGCCCTATCGTATGGCAGGCTCGATGACGGATGTGACGGAGTACCACCTTATCCAAGAGCAAATTCTCCACGATGCTCTCCACGATGCGATGACCGGACTACCGAATCGGGTGTTGATGATGGATCGGCTCGGGCAAGCGCTGATTCAACGGGTGCGGCGACCCCATCGCCTCTTTGCCGTCCTCTTTTTAGATGTGGATCGCTTTAAGGTCATTAACGATAGCCTCGGCCATTTTGCGGGCGATCAGCTTCTGATGGGCATTGGCCAGCGCTTGCTCAGTTGTATCCGCGCCGAAGATACCGTTGCCCGCTTAGGGGGCGATGAATTTGCCATTCTCGTCACCGATTTAAGTGCCCCAGAACAGGCGATTGAAATTGCTGAGCGCATCCTCTTGGCCCTCAGTCGCCCCTTTTTACTCGACGGCCATGAGGTGTTTACCAGCGCCAGTATTGGCATTGCCTTTCCGACTGCCGAAAGTACCACCGCCGAAGAGTTACTACGGGATGCCGACACAGCCATGTACCGTGCGAAATCCTTGGGCAAAGCACGCTACGAAGTGTTTAGCATGGCCATGCGGGCGCAGAGCATTGCCCTGATGCAAACCGAAAACGATCTCCGGCGAGCCGCCGAACGCAATGAATTTTTAGTCTATTACCAGCCCATTGTGGATTTGGCCTGCCAGCGGATTGTCGGCTTTGAAACGCTCCTGCGCTGGCAGCACCCGCAGCGGGGTATTGTCAGCCCGGGCGAGTTTATGCCCATTGCGGAAGAGACGGGGCTAATTCTACCGATTAGTTGGTGGGTTATGGCGCAAGCGTGCCAGCAGATGCAGCGGTGGGCGCAGCAGTTTCCCCAAAGTACAGAACTCAGTATTAGCGTGAACTTAACGGGGCGGCATTTTCAGCAGGCGAACCTGATTCCCCAGTTAGAAGCCATCCTCAGTGAAACGGGATTTCCCCCCGAGCGGTTGCGACTCGAGGTCACCGAAGGGGTGTTAATTGAGAATAAGGAGGTGGCGATCGCGGCGCTTGAGCAAATTCGTGCCATGGGCATTGGCCTGTATATGGACGATTTTGGCACCGGTTATTCCTCGTTAAGTTATTTGCACCGCTTCCCCATCGACACCCTCAAGATTGACCGTACGTTTATTGCCCCCCTCGATCACGAGGATCACTCCCTAACGATTGTGCATACAATTATTGCCCTAGCGCAGGCACTCCAGTTAACGGTGGTGGCAGAGGGCATTGAAACCCAAGGGCAGTGTCATATGCTGCAACGCATGGGCTGTACCTACGGTCAGGGCTATTTCTTTGCCCGCCCCTTACCCACGGCCAAGGTCGAGGAGCTATTGGGGCGGCAGTCGTTACAGGTGCTGGCGGGTTAA
- a CDS encoding sugar transferase, whose translation MAGFHSFSKFKRDIRSPCGRKWFTRETPRTLLLLFSDLAALVVAWKLGLQLNRLYAPIPAELVWWQFLGLPSIFWLFAAALLLLVTLSGLYHPHGHWKNYLRLAKVVSLGYLLTLAISYFYDPKLDLPRSLFFSAWVMSVVLAVGLRLVVSLAFKVLAARQQVRVFLIAPEHRHQRLSTLLQRKENYQIVGRAAAATAHDAETLQQILESHAQEVVVEGLPPAHLASTLYWQLRQYGIPLRLVPSSLEMLYRRGTPEVVAALPTLRVDMTYLSGWEYRLKRYLDVILALGGVLVLAPLLIVVAIAIKLTSPGPVFFRQERVGLHGRVFQMWKFRTMRADAAQLQAQLEAQNESADGVLFKVKNDPRRTALGAFLRKTSIDELPQLFNVLWGDMSLVGPRPLPLRDVARFNSWHHMRHHVMPGITGLWQISGRSHIDSFDEAARLDLYYIDNWSLNLDFEILVETVRIVLFGEGAY comes from the coding sequence ATGGCCGGGTTTCACTCCTTCTCGAAGTTCAAGCGGGACATCCGCTCCCCCTGTGGGCGCAAGTGGTTTACCCGCGAAACCCCGCGCACGCTGCTGCTGCTTTTTAGCGATCTGGCTGCCCTTGTGGTGGCTTGGAAGTTGGGCTTGCAACTGAATCGCCTCTATGCCCCCATTCCAGCGGAACTGGTGTGGTGGCAGTTCTTGGGGCTACCCAGCATTTTCTGGCTGTTTGCTGCCGCGCTATTGCTACTGGTCACCCTGAGTGGCCTGTACCATCCCCACGGCCACTGGAAAAACTATTTGCGCTTAGCCAAGGTAGTGAGCCTTGGGTACTTACTGACGTTGGCTATTAGTTACTTTTACGACCCTAAACTAGATTTGCCCCGCTCCCTCTTCTTTAGTGCTTGGGTCATGAGTGTTGTCTTGGCGGTTGGCCTGCGCCTTGTGGTCAGCCTAGCGTTTAAGGTCTTGGCGGCGCGGCAGCAGGTACGGGTCTTTTTAATTGCGCCGGAACACCGCCACCAGCGGCTTAGCACTCTGCTCCAGCGTAAGGAAAATTACCAGATTGTGGGTAGGGCGGCGGCAGCCACCGCCCACGATGCCGAGACCCTACAACAGATCTTAGAGAGCCACGCCCAGGAAGTGGTGGTGGAAGGACTGCCCCCGGCGCATTTGGCCTCGACCCTATACTGGCAACTGCGGCAGTACGGTATTCCGCTGCGGCTGGTTCCCTCGAGTCTGGAAATGCTTTACCGTCGGGGCACGCCGGAAGTGGTGGCGGCCTTACCCACGCTGCGGGTGGACATGACCTACCTGAGCGGCTGGGAGTACCGTCTCAAGCGCTACCTTGACGTGATCCTAGCCCTAGGGGGTGTTTTGGTCTTGGCACCGCTCCTGATTGTGGTGGCGATCGCCATCAAGCTCACCTCACCTGGACCGGTGTTCTTTCGTCAAGAGCGGGTGGGCTTACACGGGCGGGTATTTCAGATGTGGAAGTTTCGCACCATGCGCGCCGATGCCGCCCAGCTTCAGGCGCAGCTAGAGGCCCAAAACGAATCGGCGGATGGGGTGCTTTTCAAAGTCAAGAACGATCCCCGCCGTACCGCCTTAGGGGCATTCCTGCGCAAAACCAGTATTGATGAGTTGCCGCAACTGTTTAACGTACTGTGGGGGGACATGAGCTTAGTGGGGCCACGCCCGCTGCCCCTACGGGATGTGGCTCGCTTTAACTCTTGGCACCATATGCGGCACCACGTCATGCCCGGGATTACCGGCCTGTGGCAGATTTCAGGCCGCTCTCACATTGACAGTTTTGACGAAGCCGCCCGCCTTGACCTGTATTACATTGACAACTGGTCCCTGAACCTTGATTTTGAAATTCTGGTGGAAACGGTGCGCATTGTCCTCTTTGGCGAGGGTGCCTATTAA
- the ruvC gene encoding crossover junction endodeoxyribonuclease RuvC codes for MRFEAGVRILGVDPGLATLGYGCIELTATGCHVCDFGVIVTTAGVGVGDRLHSLYTDLHQLIPTLKPDVVAIEKLFFYKMSHTILVAQARGIILLVLSQLGCPLLEFTPAQVKQALTGYGNASKAAVQEAVQRELNLAMLPKPDDAADALAIALTASRYYDKLHP; via the coding sequence TTGCGTTTCGAGGCCGGTGTGCGCATTCTGGGGGTTGATCCGGGCTTGGCCACCCTTGGCTATGGCTGCATTGAACTGACAGCTACCGGTTGCCATGTCTGCGATTTTGGTGTGATTGTGACAACGGCGGGGGTGGGGGTGGGCGATCGCCTCCATAGCCTCTATACGGATCTGCACCAGTTAATTCCCACCCTGAAACCGGATGTGGTGGCCATTGAAAAATTATTTTTTTATAAGATGAGTCACACTATTCTGGTGGCGCAAGCGCGGGGCATCATTTTGCTGGTGCTCAGTCAACTGGGGTGTCCGCTGTTGGAATTCACGCCAGCGCAAGTCAAGCAGGCCTTAACGGGCTATGGCAACGCCTCTAAGGCGGCGGTACAAGAGGCGGTACAGCGGGAGTTGAACTTGGCCATGCTCCCCAAACCCGATGATGCCGCCGATGCCCTCGCGATCGCCCTCACGGCCAGCCGTTACTATGACAAACTCCACCCCTAG
- a CDS encoding histidine phosphatase family protein — MRTPASKRNRQDTIAYGASKERPLSTRVIIVRHGESTFNVEQRVQGHSDASSLTERGRWMAQQVGIALQGIPITTIYTSPLKRAQETAAGIYNQLSRQGLPAPIPMDLLKEIALPAWEDLPFAEVKARFPEDYRRWQEAPETLMMKILNEKGEPEEFFPALDLFDRAGLVLDTLLPRHDNETILIVGHSGMNRALICTALGLGVKGYLRLQQANGGISVLNFVNGRSQPAQLEALNLTSHLADPFPEPRFKEQTLRIFLVRHGETDWNREGRFQGQIDVPLNDNGRAQAAAVADFLKDVTLHHALSSPLLRPKDTALAILQHHSHVSLELEPALAEIRHGDWEGKFEPEVEAQYPGELERWRTMPAAVQMPQGENLQQVRDRVVQAWEQWLRRWRTQALTPHNVLVVAHDATNKVLLCHIVGLGVENFWLFKQGNGSVTVIDYPLKGGLPRLQAVNITTHLGGVLDRTAAGAL, encoded by the coding sequence ATGCGCACACCGGCCTCGAAACGCAACAGACAAGATACAATTGCCTATGGTGCATCCAAGGAGAGACCCCTGAGTACCCGAGTTATTATTGTCCGCCACGGTGAAAGTACCTTTAACGTTGAGCAGCGCGTCCAAGGGCACAGTGATGCCTCGTCCCTAACGGAGCGCGGTCGCTGGATGGCGCAGCAGGTGGGGATTGCCCTCCAAGGCATTCCCATTACCACAATTTACACGAGTCCCCTCAAGCGCGCCCAAGAAACAGCCGCAGGGATTTACAATCAACTGTCCCGGCAAGGGCTACCTGCCCCCATCCCCATGGATTTGCTCAAGGAAATTGCCTTACCCGCTTGGGAAGACCTCCCCTTTGCGGAAGTCAAAGCACGGTTTCCGGAGGACTACCGCCGCTGGCAGGAGGCACCCGAAACGTTGATGATGAAGATCCTCAACGAAAAGGGGGAACCCGAGGAGTTTTTTCCGGCTCTTGACCTGTTTGATCGGGCGGGGTTGGTCTTAGACACGCTACTGCCCCGTCACGACAATGAGACGATTCTGATTGTGGGTCACAGTGGCATGAACCGCGCCCTCATTTGCACAGCCTTAGGACTGGGGGTCAAGGGTTACCTGCGGCTACAGCAGGCCAACGGCGGCATTAGTGTGCTCAATTTTGTGAACGGTCGCAGCCAACCGGCTCAGTTAGAAGCCCTAAACCTCACTAGTCATCTGGCGGATCCGTTTCCGGAACCCCGCTTTAAGGAGCAAACCCTACGCATCTTTTTGGTGCGCCATGGGGAAACCGACTGGAACCGCGAAGGCCGCTTTCAGGGCCAGATTGATGTGCCCCTAAATGATAATGGCCGTGCCCAAGCGGCGGCGGTGGCTGATTTTCTCAAGGATGTGACGCTTCACCACGCCCTCAGCAGTCCGCTGCTGCGCCCCAAAGATACGGCACTGGCCATTTTGCAGCACCATTCCCACGTCTCGCTAGAGCTAGAACCCGCCCTAGCGGAAATTAGGCATGGGGATTGGGAGGGCAAGTTTGAGCCGGAGGTAGAAGCCCAGTATCCGGGAGAGCTAGAACGGTGGCGCACCATGCCGGCGGCGGTACAAATGCCCCAAGGAGAGAATTTACAGCAGGTGCGCGATCGCGTTGTTCAGGCATGGGAGCAGTGGCTAAGGCGCTGGCGGACGCAGGCCCTAACCCCCCACAATGTTTTGGTGGTGGCCCATGATGCTACCAATAAGGTGCTGCTGTGCCATATTGTCGGCCTTGGGGTCGAGAACTTCTGGCTCTTTAAGCAGGGGAATGGTAGTGTGACGGTCATTGATTATCCCCTCAAGGGCGGCCTGCCGCGATTGCAGGCGGTCAATATTACAACCCATCTGGGAGGGGTGCTGGATCGAACCGCCGCCGGAGCGTTGTAA
- a CDS encoding dihydroorotase, producing MTGQLLQQVRLVDPLNRRDYRADVLLEANQLVAIAPTDIPPDCERIPAENWVLAPPLVDLYSHSGEPGYEARETLASLLAAAAAGGVQHLTLLPTTDPVIDQPAVWHSLQRHLPTDHWVQVRVWAALSQGCGGKALANLGELATTPGVVGFCDDIGLTNWPLLQRALTYLQPFQTRVALWPFDGALAANGVARQSPEALRLGLPEQVICCETIPLLAILELAESVSTPIHLMRLSTARSVDLLRRYKPANVTASVSWLHLLFDTSNLASYDPNLRLAPPLGTPADRHALIEGLKTGVIEAIAIDHTPLLYEEKMISFAEALPGAIGLELALAALWQALVIPGHLCAVELWHALSTAPARILGLEPPPLQPPSGNVVLFDPTATWTVTAECLRSRSQNTPYWQQPLRGQLSPLSPSIASGRTH from the coding sequence ATGACCGGGCAACTGTTGCAGCAGGTGCGGCTGGTGGATCCCCTCAACCGCCGCGATTACCGTGCGGATGTGCTCCTTGAGGCCAATCAACTGGTGGCGATCGCCCCGACGGATATTCCCCCGGATTGCGAGCGAATTCCTGCCGAGAATTGGGTCTTGGCTCCCCCTTTGGTGGATCTCTATAGCCACAGCGGTGAACCCGGGTACGAAGCCCGCGAAACCCTCGCCTCCCTCTTGGCGGCAGCGGCAGCCGGGGGGGTACAGCACCTAACGCTGTTGCCCACCACCGATCCTGTGATTGACCAGCCCGCCGTGTGGCACTCGTTGCAGCGCCACCTACCCACCGACCACTGGGTACAGGTACGGGTCTGGGCTGCCCTCAGCCAAGGCTGTGGGGGCAAGGCGCTGGCGAACTTGGGTGAACTGGCCACCACCCCCGGCGTGGTGGGGTTTTGTGATGACATCGGCCTCACAAATTGGCCGTTGTTGCAGCGTGCCCTCACCTACCTGCAACCCTTTCAAACCCGGGTTGCCCTTTGGCCGTTTGATGGGGCACTGGCCGCCAATGGTGTGGCGCGGCAAAGTCCCGAGGCGCTGCGGCTGGGGCTGCCAGAGCAGGTCATCTGCTGTGAAACGATACCGCTGCTGGCCATTCTCGAGCTAGCCGAGAGCGTGAGTACGCCCATTCACCTCATGCGCCTCTCCACCGCCCGCAGTGTCGATCTCCTGCGGCGCTATAAACCGGCGAACGTGACGGCGAGTGTGTCGTGGCTGCATTTACTGTTTGACACCAGCAACTTGGCAAGCTACGACCCGAACCTGCGGCTGGCTCCTCCCTTGGGTACGCCTGCGGATCGCCACGCCCTGATTGAGGGACTAAAAACGGGGGTGATTGAGGCCATTGCCATTGACCATACGCCCCTCCTCTACGAAGAAAAAATGATCTCCTTTGCCGAGGCCTTGCCCGGAGCGATCGGACTCGAACTGGCCTTAGCGGCCCTCTGGCAAGCGCTCGTGATCCCGGGCCACCTCTGTGCCGTGGAGTTGTGGCACGCCCTGAGTACCGCCCCTGCCCGCATTCTTGGCCTTGAGCCACCGCCATTGCAGCCCCCCAGCGGCAACGTTGTTCTGTTTGACCCCACGGCAACCTGGACGGTGACGGCTGAATGCCTGCGATCGCGCTCCCAGAATACCCCCTACTGGCAGCAACCCCTGCGCGGTCAACTCTCGCCCTTATCGCCAAGCATTGCTTCTGGCCGCACCCACTGA
- the fumC gene encoding class II fumarate hydratase, with protein MPAATRTEYDSLGAIEVPADCYWGAQTARSLKYFPIGGLRMPLAVIYAMARLKLAAAIANRDLGVLDPDKAAWIIQAATEILEGRWDDQFPLSIWQTGSGTQTNMNVNEVIANRAIELAGGTKGSKTPVHPNDHVNCSQSSNDTFPTAMHIAAVLEVQERLLPMLANMLTVLRDKMAAFASIIKIGRTHLMDAVPLTLGQEFSGYASQLAACEQHLRYCLHHLYPLAIGGTAVGTGLNAPRGFGDRVAQELAQMTGYPFCVAENRFAALAAHDPLVMLSGALKTLAAALMKMANDIRWLGSGPRCGLGELRLPANEPGSSIMPGKVNPTQCEALTMVCVQVMGNDAAIGIAGSQGNFELNVYKPLIIHNILRSVELLSDAGQAFTEFCLRGLEADHAQIQRHLEQSLMLVTALNPHIGYDKAAAVAKKAYSEQKTLKEAAVELGYLTAAEFDQWVRPEAMLGDKGES; from the coding sequence ATGCCTGCTGCCACCCGCACTGAATACGATTCCCTCGGTGCCATTGAGGTACCCGCCGACTGCTATTGGGGGGCCCAAACGGCCCGCTCCCTCAAATACTTTCCCATTGGCGGCCTGCGGATGCCCCTTGCCGTCATTTATGCCATGGCGCGGTTGAAGCTAGCGGCGGCGATCGCCAACCGTGACTTGGGGGTGTTGGATCCTGACAAGGCAGCGTGGATTATCCAAGCGGCCACAGAGATTCTAGAAGGGCGCTGGGACGATCAATTTCCCCTCTCCATTTGGCAGACGGGCAGCGGCACCCAAACCAATATGAATGTCAACGAAGTGATTGCTAACCGTGCCATTGAGTTGGCAGGGGGGACTAAGGGCAGCAAAACTCCGGTGCACCCCAACGATCACGTGAATTGTAGCCAGTCCTCCAACGATACCTTTCCGACGGCGATGCACATTGCCGCCGTCTTGGAGGTGCAGGAGCGGCTGCTGCCGATGCTGGCCAATATGCTGACGGTTCTCAGGGACAAAATGGCCGCCTTTGCCAGCATTATTAAGATTGGTCGTACCCACCTAATGGACGCTGTGCCCCTCACCTTGGGGCAAGAGTTTTCTGGCTATGCCAGCCAGTTGGCTGCCTGTGAGCAGCATTTGCGCTATTGCTTGCACCACCTGTATCCTTTAGCCATTGGCGGCACGGCAGTGGGCACCGGCTTGAATGCCCCCCGCGGTTTTGGCGATCGCGTGGCGCAGGAACTGGCTCAGATGACCGGCTATCCTTTCTGTGTGGCCGAGAACCGCTTTGCGGCCCTAGCGGCTCACGATCCCCTCGTGATGCTGAGTGGTGCCCTCAAAACCCTTGCGGCGGCCCTCATGAAAATGGCCAACGACATTCGCTGGCTGGGGTCGGGTCCCCGCTGCGGCCTCGGGGAGTTACGGCTGCCCGCCAATGAACCCGGCTCCTCGATTATGCCCGGTAAGGTGAACCCAACCCAGTGCGAAGCCTTGACCATGGTCTGCGTACAAGTGATGGGTAATGATGCCGCCATTGGCATTGCCGGTAGTCAGGGCAATTTTGAGCTAAATGTCTATAAACCCCTCATTATCCACAACATTTTGCGCTCTGTTGAACTCCTCAGCGATGCGGGTCAGGCCTTTACCGAGTTTTGTTTGCGGGGATTAGAGGCCGATCATGCCCAAATTCAACGCCATCTAGAGCAATCCCTAATGCTGGTGACAGCCCTAAACCCCCACATTGGCTACGACAAGGCCGCGGCGGTGGCCAAAAAAGCTTACAGCGAACAAAAAACCCTCAAGGAGGCGGCGGTGGAATTGGGCTATCTGACTGCTGCCGAGTTTGATCAGTGGGTGCGGCCAGAAGCAATGCTTGGCGATAAGGGCGAGAGTTGA
- a CDS encoding nitrate/sulfonate/bicarbonate ABC transporter ATP-binding protein → MQTKTKGESLVRLLDVGKAYRQPNGQVISIMENINLELRIGEIVALLGPSGSGKSTLMRIITGLIAPTSGQVFYREQPMQGLNPGAAIVFQSSALYPWLTVLENVELGLKALGEGPRSRRRKALRMIDIIGLDGFENAYPKELSGGMRQRVGFARALAVEPELLCMDEPFSALDVLTAENLRFELLDLWLEHKIPTQSILIVTHNIEEAVILADRIIVLGSNPGRVRADFPMTLPHYRDRKHPEFQAIVDRIYKILTNPHLDELEALEPKPVTPPTQEPRYPLLPHVRIGSIAGLLELLEDRKEDLYRIAQELQLELDDILPIVEAAQMMELVELKEGDIGVTPIGHAFIQGDIDQRKLIIRQQLLKTIRLVQQIHTFLTAKQNHRIPESLVLDILERHFTPQEADRQLNTAIDWGRYAELFSYDEPAKEIFLETSDQEDALPLETTAV, encoded by the coding sequence ATGCAAACCAAGACCAAAGGGGAATCGCTTGTCCGGTTACTGGATGTGGGTAAGGCCTATCGCCAGCCCAATGGCCAAGTTATTAGCATCATGGAAAATATCAACCTCGAGCTGCGCATCGGCGAAATTGTGGCGCTGCTTGGCCCCTCTGGTTCTGGCAAATCCACCCTGATGCGTATTATCACGGGTCTAATTGCCCCCACCTCCGGCCAAGTATTTTACCGCGAACAACCTATGCAAGGGCTCAACCCGGGGGCGGCCATTGTCTTTCAGAGTTCTGCCCTCTATCCATGGCTAACGGTTTTAGAAAATGTGGAACTGGGTCTAAAGGCGCTCGGTGAAGGACCGCGATCGCGCCGCCGCAAAGCCCTGCGCATGATTGACATCATTGGCCTTGATGGGTTTGAAAACGCCTACCCCAAGGAACTCTCGGGTGGAATGCGGCAGCGGGTGGGGTTTGCCCGCGCCCTTGCGGTGGAGCCGGAACTGCTGTGTATGGATGAACCCTTTTCGGCGTTGGATGTGCTCACAGCGGAGAACCTGCGGTTTGAACTACTCGATTTGTGGCTGGAGCACAAGATTCCGACCCAGAGCATTCTGATTGTGACCCACAACATTGAAGAAGCCGTGATTCTCGCCGATCGCATTATTGTGTTGGGCAGTAACCCCGGGCGCGTGCGAGCCGACTTCCCCATGACCTTGCCCCACTATCGCGATCGCAAACACCCCGAATTCCAAGCCATTGTGGATCGCATCTACAAAATTCTCACCAACCCCCACCTAGACGAGCTAGAGGCGCTAGAACCCAAGCCCGTGACACCCCCCACCCAAGAACCCCGCTATCCGCTACTGCCCCACGTGCGTATTGGCTCCATTGCCGGTTTACTGGAGTTGCTCGAGGACCGCAAAGAAGATCTCTACCGCATTGCCCAAGAGTTGCAACTGGAACTGGATGACATTTTGCCCATTGTGGAAGCCGCCCAGATGATGGAACTGGTTGAACTCAAAGAAGGGGATATTGGCGTGACCCCCATCGGTCATGCCTTTATTCAGGGGGATATTGACCAGCGCAAGCTGATCATCCGTCAACAGTTGTTAAAGACCATTCGCTTAGTGCAGCAGATTCACACGTTCCTCACCGCCAAGCAAAACCATCGTATTCCCGAAAGCTTGGTGCTGGATATTCTGGAGCGCCACTTTACCCCCCAAGAAGCCGATCGCCAATTAAATACGGCCATTGACTGGGGACGCTATGCCGAACTCTTTAGTTACGATGAGCCGGCCAAGGAAATCTTCTTGGAAACCAGTGACCAAGAAGATGCGCTACCCCTAGAAACAACTGCCGTCTAG
- a CDS encoding STAS domain-containing protein translates to MASTVDVIKLSGILGGPQAQEFRQTVSDRAQAGVQVLLLDCSDVTFIDSSGLGALVVALKTLRAAGGQLYLCGIPKQMMMLFELTSMDKVFQILKDEAEFNTRIRPQYEQP, encoded by the coding sequence ATGGCTAGTACTGTTGATGTCATTAAGCTCTCGGGTATTTTAGGTGGTCCTCAGGCACAGGAGTTTCGCCAAACGGTGAGCGATCGCGCCCAAGCAGGGGTGCAAGTGCTGCTGCTCGACTGTAGCGATGTCACGTTCATTGACAGTTCGGGTTTAGGTGCCCTTGTGGTTGCCCTGAAAACGTTGCGAGCCGCGGGTGGACAGCTTTACCTGTGTGGCATTCCCAAACAGATGATGATGCTCTTTGAACTCACCAGCATGGATAAGGTATTTCAGATTCTGAAGGACGAAGCGGAGTTTAATACCCGCATTCGCCCCCAGTACGAGCAACCCTAG